The following proteins are co-located in the uncultured Draconibacterium sp. genome:
- a CDS encoding OmpA family protein, with amino-acid sequence MAVVVLTLFLGFGAAAQKQSKTEKLFEEARGFYQANDYKNTLNVCNRILKTDSADASAHLLMAEVYKDMDSTRLEIFHLDKASYNSTNPLIDFRLGEAFYKLGMYSEALSFYEKYSETKLIPEKREFLLACKIASCRFAIHSIENPVDFEPENLGDKINSANDEYWPTPSLDGKHLIFTRLLKDDSRPQEDFFMAELDSFNWERAIPLSGVNTDENEGAQTLSADSKILFFTACNRTDGFGSCDIYFSRFIDDKWTEPKNAGSGLNTGSWEGQPSFSSDNRYLYFSSNRAGGKGKKDIWRIEFKGFSENGNPNWGTAENLAEINTSGNEISPFIHANTNNFYFSSDTHVGMGGYDLFSAFIDEDGVVSDVKNMGYPINTHKDDMGLTISSIGDVAYFSSAREADKGLDIFSFNLTRGLKPSSVSYVKARVINKKTEQPVAANIELVNLNSGIRNPQIETADANGEIMMALPLRRNYSFNVSEPGFLFYSESFLLADENSITDPFNLVIRLEPIEVGAQMDLHNIYYQTDSFAILPESEPELQTLVAFLKNNSKLRVEIQGHTDSSGNSESNLELSKQRAKSVVDYLVENGIAINRLEYKGYGDSLPIATNETVEGRRQNRRTTIKIIEK; translated from the coding sequence ATGGCGGTAGTAGTTTTAACGCTTTTTTTGGGCTTCGGAGCTGCTGCTCAAAAGCAAAGTAAAACAGAAAAGCTTTTCGAAGAAGCCAGAGGTTTTTACCAGGCGAATGATTATAAAAATACCCTAAATGTTTGCAATCGAATCTTAAAAACCGATTCAGCAGATGCTTCAGCACACCTTTTAATGGCAGAAGTTTACAAAGACATGGATTCAACTCGTTTGGAAATATTTCATTTAGACAAGGCAAGTTACAACAGCACAAACCCGCTGATTGATTTCCGCCTCGGAGAGGCTTTTTATAAACTGGGAATGTATTCGGAAGCTTTGAGTTTTTATGAGAAATACAGCGAAACAAAACTAATTCCGGAGAAACGTGAATTCTTACTGGCTTGTAAAATTGCCAGTTGCCGGTTCGCCATTCATTCCATTGAAAACCCCGTGGATTTTGAGCCTGAAAATCTTGGCGACAAGATAAACAGTGCCAATGACGAATACTGGCCAACTCCCTCTCTCGATGGAAAACACCTGATATTTACGCGTTTGCTGAAAGACGACAGTCGCCCGCAGGAAGATTTCTTTATGGCAGAACTGGATTCGTTTAATTGGGAAAGGGCTATCCCGTTAAGTGGTGTAAATACCGACGAAAACGAAGGTGCTCAAACCCTTTCTGCCGATTCGAAAATATTGTTTTTTACAGCTTGCAACCGCACCGATGGTTTTGGTTCCTGCGACATTTATTTTTCGCGGTTTATTGATGATAAATGGACGGAACCTAAAAATGCCGGCAGTGGTTTAAATACCGGTTCGTGGGAAGGGCAACCTTCATTCTCATCAGACAACCGCTACCTTTATTTTTCGAGCAACCGTGCCGGAGGTAAAGGCAAAAAAGACATTTGGCGAATTGAATTCAAAGGTTTTTCCGAAAATGGTAATCCGAACTGGGGAACGGCTGAGAACCTGGCCGAAATTAATACTTCGGGCAACGAAATTTCGCCTTTTATTCATGCCAATACCAACAACTTTTATTTTTCATCCGATACGCACGTTGGAATGGGAGGCTACGATTTATTTTCGGCTTTTATTGATGAAGATGGTGTGGTAAGTGATGTGAAAAATATGGGTTATCCGATAAATACGCACAAAGATGATATGGGATTAACCATTAGCTCAATTGGCGATGTGGCTTATTTCTCTTCTGCACGAGAAGCTGACAAAGGACTTGATATTTTTTCGTTCAACCTCACCAGGGGATTAAAACCCAGTTCTGTGTCGTACGTTAAAGCTCGGGTAATCAATAAAAAAACGGAACAGCCGGTTGCAGCCAATATAGAATTGGTAAATCTGAATTCCGGTATTCGAAATCCGCAAATAGAAACTGCCGATGCAAACGGAGAAATAATGATGGCTTTGCCACTGCGAAGAAACTATTCGTTTAACGTATCGGAACCCGGATTTTTATTCTATTCCGAATCGTTTTTACTCGCCGATGAAAATTCCATTACCGATCCTTTCAATTTAGTAATCAGGTTGGAACCGATCGAAGTTGGAGCGCAAATGGACTTGCACAATATTTATTACCAAACCGATTCGTTCGCTATTCTTCCCGAGTCGGAACCTGAACTGCAAACTTTGGTTGCATTCTTAAAAAACAACAGCAAATTACGGGTTGAAATTCAGGGACACACCGATAGCTCGGGTAATTCGGAGAGTAACCTTGAACTATCGAAACAGAGGGCCAAATCGGTGGTTGATTATTTGGTTGAGAACGGGATCGCCATAAATCGCCTGGAATACAAAGGATATGGCGATAGTTTACCGATAGCTACAAACGAAACAGTTGAAGGAAGAAGGCAAAACAGGAGAACTACCATTAAAATTATTGAAAAGTAG
- a CDS encoding GntR family transcriptional regulator gives MTYDLRINHDSEVPKYKQVVEMIISDIEAGIFKKGQRIPSINETSEELLLSRDTVEKAYVHLKKKGVLLSVRGKGYYVNQINVQKEIKVALIFNKLSNYKRSIYYSFVETLGSKAAVDVFIYNYSIDKFEDIIDNQINNYDYFAILPQFNDEDTVVDRVIKKIPREKVLLIDRNLDSLKDYPVVYQEFEKDIQTALGKGISLLKKYTKVNLVFPSNEFYSKNILRGFQIFCQVNALDFSIIDQLDENDVKKKEAYVLVSDDDLYRFVKITKGKGWKLGQDIGVVAYNDNPVKEILEDGITTISTNHYEIGRLAAQMILSKEFKRIKSPFEFVQRNSL, from the coding sequence ATGACTTACGACTTACGCATAAATCACGACTCAGAAGTACCCAAATACAAGCAGGTTGTTGAAATGATTATTTCGGATATTGAAGCCGGAATTTTCAAAAAAGGACAACGTATTCCATCGATAAATGAAACCAGTGAAGAACTGTTGCTTTCGCGCGATACGGTTGAAAAAGCTTACGTTCATTTAAAGAAAAAAGGAGTGCTTTTATCGGTTCGGGGGAAAGGATACTATGTGAACCAGATTAATGTGCAGAAGGAAATTAAAGTAGCATTAATTTTTAATAAACTAAGTAATTACAAACGTAGTATTTACTATTCATTTGTTGAAACACTGGGAAGCAAGGCTGCGGTTGATGTGTTTATTTACAATTACAGCATCGATAAGTTTGAAGATATAATTGACAATCAAATAAACAATTACGACTACTTTGCCATTTTACCCCAATTTAACGATGAGGATACTGTTGTTGACAGGGTTATAAAAAAAATACCCCGCGAAAAAGTGCTGCTGATCGATCGGAATCTGGATTCGTTAAAAGATTATCCGGTGGTTTATCAGGAATTTGAAAAAGACATTCAAACCGCACTTGGAAAAGGTATTTCCTTATTGAAAAAATATACAAAGGTGAACCTTGTTTTTCCCAGTAACGAGTTTTATTCCAAAAATATACTGCGGGGATTCCAGATTTTTTGCCAGGTAAATGCACTGGATTTCTCCATTATCGATCAGTTGGACGAAAACGATGTAAAAAAGAAGGAAGCTTATGTTTTGGTTTCGGATGATGATTTGTATCGTTTTGTGAAAATTACAAAAGGGAAGGGTTGGAAACTGGGGCAGGATATAGGAGTAGTAGCCTATAACGATAATCCGGTAAAAGAGATTCTTGAAGACGGAATAACAACCATTTCAACCAATCATTACGAAATTGGGCGTCTGGCTGCACAAATGATTCTTTCGAAGGAATTTAAGCGTATTAAAAGTCCGTTTGAATTTGTTCAGCGCAATTCCTTATAA
- a CDS encoding TonB-dependent receptor: MNRLKYIHITSLVLLSFILSVYSFAQDIPTVKDTTLLSDEIEEITITAFRSPYNILNTPAPINLILAQDLEAGNALTPVDALNRIPGILMHHGTFNTNRLTIRGIGSRSPYATYKIKAYFGEIPLTSGDGETTLEDLENTAIQRVEIIKGPSSSLYGAGLAGVLLFHPKTVVKDFVQNESTVASFGTFKNTLTAGVKNNNLTVYALGSVLNSDGYRDNNTTDRANVLLNSVYSFNEKSNLQLLVKGTKMKAYIPSSLDYDTFMESPESAAANWKSVEGFEEYNNAQVGLSFNRFTLNEGKISVAAFGSFRDLDELRPFNRLNEKSNYMGGRAYMQKIVSVSNSHFVLTSGVELFRENYEWQTLDNADGSLLSDNNEKRQYENLFAQLESNFNDLVFLSAGVNGNLTRFIYTDRFLEDGDLSGDRNYKPVVSPRLGLTVMLHDNYSVFGNVSHGFSTPTFEETLLPEGQLNTEIKPESGWNFEFGFRSELSNRFQLSASYYRIYVNNLLVARRTGEDAYIGVNAGQSVHPGLEAEFTWITITNNGLPLLTINGNMTIADYHFSDFVDLGIDYSGNNLPGTAKETWIVGARLDPLKSLSVSARYRYNGKMPLDDANSKFSDSFGITGAEVKYSGRKGRVKIQLKGGIENIFDVHYASMLAVNAPSFNGVPPRYYYPGNPRNYYASILIGLIEKE, encoded by the coding sequence ATGAACAGATTGAAATACATACATATTACCTCCCTGGTACTATTAAGTTTTATTCTATCGGTTTATTCATTTGCACAAGATATTCCAACAGTAAAAGACACCACTCTTTTAAGCGATGAAATAGAAGAAATTACGATTACTGCATTTCGTTCGCCTTACAACATTTTAAATACACCGGCTCCAATAAACCTCATATTAGCGCAGGATCTGGAAGCCGGCAATGCACTTACTCCGGTGGATGCATTGAATCGTATTCCCGGAATTTTAATGCACCACGGCACTTTTAACACCAACCGTTTGACTATTCGTGGAATTGGCTCCCGATCACCCTATGCAACGTACAAAATAAAGGCGTATTTTGGCGAAATACCACTAACTTCAGGCGATGGAGAAACTACGCTTGAAGACCTTGAAAACACGGCCATTCAGCGTGTTGAGATCATAAAGGGACCATCGTCGAGTTTGTATGGTGCAGGCTTGGCCGGAGTTCTGCTTTTTCATCCTAAAACAGTTGTAAAAGATTTTGTTCAGAACGAAAGTACTGTTGCTTCTTTTGGCACCTTTAAAAATACACTAACTGCTGGAGTAAAAAACAACAATCTTACTGTTTATGCACTGGGATCGGTACTTAACAGCGATGGTTACCGCGACAACAACACAACCGACCGTGCCAACGTGCTGCTTAATTCAGTGTACTCTTTTAACGAGAAATCGAATTTACAGCTTTTGGTGAAGGGCACAAAAATGAAAGCTTACATACCCAGTTCGCTTGATTACGACACCTTTATGGAGAGTCCTGAAAGTGCTGCTGCCAACTGGAAAAGTGTGGAAGGATTTGAAGAATACAACAATGCGCAAGTTGGCCTTTCGTTTAACCGCTTTACATTAAATGAAGGGAAAATATCGGTGGCTGCATTTGGCAGTTTTCGCGATCTGGACGAACTTCGTCCCTTCAACCGTTTAAATGAAAAATCGAACTACATGGGAGGGCGTGCCTACATGCAAAAAATAGTAAGCGTATCCAACTCTCATTTTGTTCTTACATCCGGAGTAGAATTGTTTCGCGAAAATTATGAATGGCAAACCCTTGATAATGCTGATGGCAGCTTACTTTCGGACAACAACGAAAAACGGCAATACGAAAATTTATTTGCACAGCTGGAATCCAATTTCAATGATCTGGTATTTCTTTCGGCCGGAGTAAACGGCAACCTAACCCGCTTTATTTATACCGATCGTTTTCTTGAAGATGGCGACCTTTCAGGAGATCGTAATTATAAACCAGTGGTTTCTCCACGCCTTGGACTAACTGTAATGCTTCATGACAACTACTCTGTTTTTGGAAATGTAAGTCATGGTTTTTCAACCCCAACTTTCGAAGAAACACTTTTACCCGAAGGACAACTAAACACCGAGATAAAACCTGAATCAGGGTGGAATTTCGAATTTGGATTTCGCTCGGAATTATCAAATCGTTTTCAATTATCGGCCAGTTATTACCGCATTTATGTAAATAATTTGCTGGTAGCACGTCGTACCGGAGAAGATGCCTATATTGGTGTGAATGCAGGCCAGTCGGTCCACCCGGGACTGGAAGCTGAATTTACATGGATTACCATAACAAACAACGGGTTACCCCTTTTAACCATAAACGGAAACATGACCATAGCCGACTATCATTTTAGCGACTTTGTTGATCTTGGAATTGATTACTCGGGAAATAATTTACCAGGCACAGCCAAAGAAACATGGATTGTTGGTGCCCGGCTCGATCCCTTAAAAAGTCTGTCGGTGAGTGCCCGTTACAGGTACAATGGTAAGATGCCGCTGGATGATGCAAACAGTAAATTTTCAGATTCTTTTGGAATTACAGGAGCCGAAGTTAAATATTCAGGTAGAAAAGGAAGAGTTAAAATTCAGCTGAAAGGTGGAATAGAAAATATATTTGATGTGCATTATGCATCAATGCTGGCCGTAAATGCCCCTTCTTTTAACGGAGTTCCTCCACGCTACTATTATCCCGGAAATCCACGAAATTATTATGCTTCTATATTAATTGGACTAATTGAAAAGGAATAA
- a CDS encoding alkene reductase, translating to MKLFAPYKLGNLELSNRIVMAPMTRSRAINNIPNQLMAEYYKQRSTAGLIISEGIAPSANGLGYPRIPGLYSEAQIEGWKLTTNAVHENGGKIFAQLMHTGRASHPDNMEENTEVLAPSAVGLSGEMWTDQNGLQKYPVPKAMTLADIKQAIEEYKNAAVNAIKAGFDGVEIHGANGYLVDQFINTASNKRDDEYGGSMENRARFAIEVAKAVSEAIGPEKTGIRFSPYGVFNDQEVFEGIEETFEYLAAGMNKLELLYVHIVDHSAMGAPEVPLSVKTKIKNAFKGIVIASGGRNVQKGEEAIVSGEGELVAFGRSFLSNPDLVYRLKNNLELNSPDMETFYTPGDKGYTDYPYAN from the coding sequence ATGAAATTATTTGCTCCTTATAAATTAGGAAATTTAGAACTATCAAATCGTATAGTTATGGCGCCAATGACCCGCTCTCGTGCCATAAACAATATTCCCAACCAGTTAATGGCCGAATATTACAAACAACGCTCTACTGCCGGTCTAATTATTAGCGAGGGAATTGCACCATCGGCAAACGGACTTGGTTATCCAAGAATTCCGGGTCTGTATTCCGAAGCACAGATTGAAGGCTGGAAATTAACCACAAATGCGGTTCATGAAAACGGCGGAAAAATATTTGCACAGCTGATGCATACCGGCCGGGCCTCCCACCCCGACAACATGGAAGAGAATACAGAAGTACTTGCACCATCGGCGGTTGGATTGAGTGGTGAAATGTGGACCGATCAAAATGGTTTGCAAAAATACCCGGTTCCGAAAGCAATGACATTGGCAGATATTAAACAAGCCATTGAAGAGTATAAAAATGCAGCTGTTAATGCCATTAAAGCCGGTTTCGATGGTGTTGAAATTCACGGTGCCAACGGGTATTTGGTTGATCAGTTTATAAACACGGCATCGAATAAAAGAGACGACGAGTACGGAGGTTCGATGGAAAACCGGGCACGTTTTGCAATTGAAGTAGCCAAAGCTGTTTCGGAAGCAATTGGACCGGAAAAAACAGGTATTCGCTTTTCACCCTACGGCGTTTTTAACGATCAGGAAGTATTTGAGGGAATTGAAGAAACTTTCGAATACCTGGCTGCCGGGATGAATAAACTCGAGCTTCTTTATGTACATATTGTGGATCATTCAGCAATGGGAGCGCCTGAAGTTCCGCTTTCGGTAAAAACAAAAATAAAAAATGCCTTCAAGGGGATAGTAATTGCAAGCGGTGGACGCAATGTACAAAAAGGTGAAGAAGCCATCGTTTCCGGTGAAGGCGAGTTGGTTGCTTTTGGCCGTTCGTTTTTGTCAAATCCTGATCTGGTTTATCGTTTAAAGAATAATTTAGAATTAAATTCTCCGGATATGGAAACATTTTACACTCCGGGAGACAAAGGGTATACCGACTATCCTTATGCAAATTAA
- a CDS encoding MBL fold metallo-hydrolase, with protein sequence MNFGKIHLLKINFEIPLSPQISIPRFVNMFVIEGNKLYLIDTGVKTAFDTLKSFTAEIGHDISAVQSVFLTHSHPDHIGAAKHIRNATNCTFYAPQAESNWVEDTEEQFRNRPVPGFHQLVAGSVKVNHKITAFQEIELEKGLTLKAIPTPGHSAGSTSYYLKEQNVLFCGDAILLPGEIPVFEDVKAYLNSLKTISKLKVATLYSAWDQPRKTNEIPDILQKSKAYILNIQKVAKNKEKEFKNPATMEFCQAVLEELGQNKALANPLLLKSFLACLIE encoded by the coding sequence ATGAACTTTGGCAAAATCCATTTACTAAAAATTAATTTTGAAATACCTCTGTCACCACAAATTAGCATTCCTCGTTTTGTAAACATGTTTGTTATTGAAGGCAACAAGTTGTATTTAATTGATACCGGAGTTAAAACTGCTTTCGATACACTAAAATCGTTTACAGCGGAAATAGGCCACGATATTTCTGCTGTTCAAAGTGTATTTCTTACCCACTCCCATCCCGACCACATTGGAGCTGCAAAACACATTCGCAATGCCACCAATTGTACTTTTTATGCACCACAGGCCGAATCAAACTGGGTTGAAGACACAGAAGAACAATTCAGAAACAGACCCGTACCCGGATTTCATCAATTGGTTGCCGGCTCTGTAAAAGTAAACCACAAAATAACAGCCTTTCAGGAAATTGAGCTCGAAAAAGGATTAACACTAAAAGCTATTCCAACTCCGGGGCATTCTGCTGGTTCTACCTCCTATTATTTAAAGGAACAAAACGTATTATTTTGCGGCGATGCTATTTTGTTGCCTGGCGAAATACCGGTTTTTGAAGATGTGAAAGCCTATTTAAACTCGTTGAAAACTATTAGTAAGTTAAAGGTAGCTACCTTGTATTCAGCATGGGACCAACCTCGCAAAACAAATGAAATACCGGATATTCTTCAAAAAAGTAAGGCCTACATTTTAAACATTCAAAAAGTAGCAAAAAACAAGGAGAAAGAATTTAAAAATCCGGCCACGATGGAATTCTGTCAAGCCGTTTTAGAAGAATTAGGACAAAACAAAGCGTTGGCAAATCCACTCTTATTAAAAAGTTTTTTGGCTTGTCTGATAGAGTAA
- the ilvN gene encoding acetolactate synthase small subunit yields the protein MKNEFIISVYTENHIGLLTRITVIFTRRKINIESLTVSESAIPGIFKFTIVINETQAQVKKVVGQIEKQVDVLKAFFHTNEEMIYQEIALYKVPIEPIYESDTIEKIVRNAGARILEITKEFVIIEKTGHKKDTQALFEELNQFKVMQFIRSGRVALTRDPIERLSEFLKERDSFLNSLD from the coding sequence ATGAAAAACGAATTCATCATAAGTGTATACACCGAAAATCACATTGGATTACTAACACGTATTACAGTAATTTTCACACGCCGAAAAATCAATATCGAAAGTTTAACGGTTTCAGAATCTGCAATTCCTGGTATTTTTAAATTCACAATCGTGATCAACGAAACGCAGGCACAGGTAAAAAAAGTGGTTGGGCAAATTGAGAAACAAGTGGATGTACTGAAAGCATTCTTCCACACCAACGAAGAAATGATTTACCAGGAAATTGCCTTGTACAAAGTTCCTATCGAACCCATTTACGAAAGCGATACCATTGAAAAAATAGTTCGTAATGCCGGTGCACGTATTTTAGAAATCACAAAGGAATTTGTAATTATCGAAAAAACAGGCCATAAAAAAGATACTCAGGCATTGTTCGAAGAACTAAATCAGTTTAAAGTCATGCAGTTTATCCGTTCAGGACGAGTGGCACTTACACGCGATCCAATCGAACGTCTTTCTGAATTTTTGAAAGAAAGAGACTCGTTTTTAAATAGTTTAGATTAA
- the ilvB gene encoding biosynthetic-type acetolactate synthase large subunit yields the protein MTTKKVTGSQALILSLLEEGVDTIFGYPGGAIMPVYDALYDYDKEVKHILTRHEQGAIHGAQGYARVTGKAGICFATSGPGATNLMTGIADAMIDSTPLVCITGQVASPLLGTDAFQESDIVGMSIPVTKWNYQVTTPEEIPEAIAQAFYIANSGRPGPVLIDLTKDAQFGELDFEYKKCTKIRSYVPETHVDPHQVKAAADLIDAAKKPLILFGHGIIISRAEAELKAFIEKTGIPAAWTLLGLSALQTEHPLNVGMLGMHGNYGPNLLTNEADLIIAVGMRFDDRVTGNVSKYATKAKVIHIEIDPAEIDKIIKTDVAVIGDAKKALKMLTANVAENKHDEWLQEFKKCDAIENEKVWKKDLFPTKPGLTMGEVIRITSEKTNHDAILVTDVGQHQMIAQRYFKFKNSRSNVTSGGLGTMGFCLPACMGAQLGAPDRTVVAVIGDGGFQMTIQELGTIAQNNLPVKIIVLNNNYLGMVRQWQQMFFDRRYSFTELHNPDFIMIGKGFGIEGHKVSDRENLDASIQKMIDHDGPYLLEVTIEQEDNVFPMVPTGASVSEVILEP from the coding sequence ATGACAACAAAAAAAGTTACCGGATCGCAAGCATTAATTCTTTCGCTACTGGAAGAAGGAGTGGATACCATTTTTGGTTATCCGGGCGGTGCTATTATGCCCGTTTACGATGCTTTGTACGATTATGACAAAGAAGTAAAACACATTTTAACTCGTCACGAACAGGGAGCAATTCATGGAGCACAGGGATATGCACGTGTCACAGGTAAAGCAGGAATTTGCTTTGCAACTTCTGGCCCGGGTGCAACCAACCTGATGACAGGAATTGCCGACGCGATGATCGACTCTACTCCTTTGGTCTGTATTACAGGTCAGGTGGCTTCTCCCCTTTTAGGAACCGATGCATTTCAGGAGTCTGACATTGTTGGTATGTCAATTCCGGTTACCAAATGGAACTACCAGGTAACAACACCTGAAGAAATTCCGGAAGCAATTGCTCAGGCATTTTACATCGCAAATTCAGGTCGTCCGGGGCCAGTGCTTATCGACCTTACAAAAGATGCACAATTTGGTGAACTTGATTTTGAATACAAGAAATGCACAAAAATCAGAAGTTATGTACCGGAGACTCATGTAGATCCGCACCAGGTAAAAGCAGCTGCCGATTTAATTGATGCAGCCAAGAAACCTTTGATTTTATTTGGTCATGGAATTATAATCAGCCGCGCCGAAGCAGAACTAAAAGCTTTTATTGAAAAAACCGGAATTCCGGCAGCCTGGACTTTATTGGGGCTTTCGGCACTGCAAACCGAACATCCTTTAAATGTTGGAATGTTGGGCATGCACGGTAATTATGGTCCAAACCTTTTAACCAACGAAGCCGATTTAATTATTGCCGTGGGTATGCGTTTCGACGACCGTGTTACCGGAAACGTGAGTAAATATGCCACAAAAGCAAAAGTAATTCACATTGAAATTGATCCGGCTGAAATTGATAAAATAATAAAAACCGATGTTGCCGTTATTGGCGATGCAAAAAAAGCACTAAAAATGCTTACTGCAAATGTTGCCGAAAACAAACACGACGAATGGTTGCAGGAATTTAAAAAGTGCGATGCCATTGAAAATGAAAAGGTTTGGAAAAAAGATTTATTCCCAACAAAACCAGGATTAACAATGGGCGAAGTAATTCGTATTACTTCTGAAAAAACCAACCATGACGCAATTTTGGTTACCGACGTTGGTCAGCACCAAATGATTGCACAACGTTACTTCAAGTTTAAAAATTCACGCAGCAATGTAACTTCAGGCGGTTTAGGAACCATGGGATTCTGTTTGCCGGCTTGTATGGGAGCTCAATTGGGTGCACCCGACAGAACAGTTGTGGCGGTTATCGGCGACGGTGGTTTTCAAATGACCATTCAGGAATTGGGAACCATTGCACAAAATAACCTTCCGGTAAAAATTATCGTGCTGAATAACAATTACCTGGGAATGGTTCGTCAGTGGCAACAAATGTTTTTCGACAGAAGATACTCGTTTACAGAACTGCATAACCCTGATTTTATAATGATTGGAAAAGGTTTTGGAATTGAAGGACACAAAGTTTCTGACCGCGAAAACCTGGATGCCAGTATTCAAAAAATGATCGATCACGATGGCCCGTATCTTTTGGAAGTAACCATTGAACAGGAAGACAACGTTTTTCCAATGGTACCAACAGGAGCTTCGGTATCTGAAGTAATCCTTGAACCTTAA